DNA from Equus asinus isolate D_3611 breed Donkey chromosome 17, EquAss-T2T_v2, whole genome shotgun sequence:
agacagGACTTTGACaggaataaatttcattttattttcaaattagacATAACATATCCGTGATTATCCCAGTTGGATAGATGAAAACACTGTTTCCAAGTTTCTCAAGAATTCACCTCTGAAATGCTTCTCTCCACACACTTTTCTTCTCTATGTCCATTAACGTTTCACAGTTCAAGTATTATAAAAGTCACCATCACTAAATGTATACACAAAAATaatctttacattttcaaatatgagACAGTTATTTCTTTACCATTAATTGTAAGATATCTCCAACCTCAGAGATGATATAATAGGTGAAAATAGatcttaaaaatagatgaaacatAGTATGGATTCAAATGCCAATGCTTTGCTCTAGAATTCTgtcatgaaaacaaaacaaaattaaacaattgAATCCATATTGCATCACAcagtttaaatttgattttcctaGCTAAATCCATGCTTTCCAATCCATGATTATTTGATCCTGACTCTACAGGCTGAAGGTCAGTGTAGTATGTAGAAGACGGATCAGAAGAGTAGAAGATAGAATTGAGATCTAGGTCTGGCTGCAGAACTGATACATGGACTTGAAGATTGAGCACATTCTTACTCCTCGTGTGAATTAGATCAGCGTTATCCCAAATAtatcagatgaagaaaataaagctaagGGTTGTGCTTCAATAATACTTATGTCTGGATACATCTATTTTTGGGTAGACATAGAAATATGTGAGGAGGATACACAAGTGAAAGTTTTTCCATTATCTCTAGGGACCCACACTCTAGCTGGAGAGAAAGCCATGTAAATATAAACTAATAACTACATCACACTGGAGTCCAACCAACAATTAAAGGATGAGTCATAGAAATTGTGACTTTCAAATAAGGAATTTTGTCTGGGGCAGTTAGAAATCGTTTTTGGAAAGGTTCATGACTCAGTCGTGTTTTGTGGATAAATGTGATAAGTGGTAAGTTACGGGTATGTAGATTGATAAGACATTGCATAAATGTGCAGATATGTAAAACAGCAtgcagatagatagatacatagatgatagagagatagagatacatagagagagatatatataagGATATATGGAGACAGAAATTTGTACAGAACGTGAACAAGGATAAGTTTGGGAGAGACAACCTAGCAAGAAATTTTATGAACTTGAATATGCACCTAGAAGTGACTATGAGTCACTCAGATTTACAATCTGGGGAATGATTTGCTCATTATAGCTTTcacctatttattttaatttagtttacacttatttaatgtatttacttTTGGAATAAGTGATATATTACCATGATctacctcttcttttctctctaccaTGTGAAAAATGTCTAATATATACTTCCAgatatattttatgcatatttaaacaaatatctaaatataaGTTGATTTCCTTTGAAAAGAATTGTTTTAGTGGCAGTGTGGCAGACAGATATGAGAGGGTGATTCTGTAGGCTTAAAGACCAATTTGGAGACTATTGAACAGTACAAGTGTGAAACAATAAAACTGTGATCTAAAGAAATGCCAGTGATGATAGAGAAGATGGATCAAGAATTTTGTGGCACTGTCTTTAAAAGGATTGCAGAGTTCTGGATGAAAGGTTTATGATAAGGTGGAAGAAAAGATAATATACTGTGAACAGTATACACTGTATTTGTTTATCAGGTATCCATGATATTTGCAATAACTTTAGAAATCCTAATGTAGTGGTTCTAGTTTGATGTAGCTTCTTCtggtgacaatgagaaaccaaTCCCATTTGTAGTCCTATCAGTAATATGTATGAGGTGATGCTCTGCTCCTAATACCATTAGCAGTATCATAACAAAGTCCTGAGGGACGTTAGCAGGCACTTCCCACTCCCTCAGTGTAGTTAGTGTAACTGGGAGCAGTTAAGCCTTACACAGAGGAGGGACGTGGTAGATTcttagaaatatttcttaaaagacGAATACTGCaaaatctcacttatatgtgcaatttaaaacagtcaaactcatagaagcagaaagtcaaatggtggttgtcaggggatgaggagggagaaatggagacatattggtcaaagggtacaaagtttcggTGATGCAAGCTGAATAAAttctgaagatctaatgtacagcatcgTGACtaaagttaacaatactgtattgtacacttgaaacttgctaagagggTAGAATTTAGATATtatcaccaaaaataaagaaagaaaatagtaatttGAAGTAAAGGATATGCTAACtagtttgattgtggtgattatttcacaatgcaTATGTATATCAGAGCATCAGGTTGTACTCCTTAAATATccgcaatttttatttgtcaattatacctcaataaagccagaaaaaatttaaaaagaatttaaaaatgtactaaaaaagataaaaatatttgttgaataaataaaaaagataactttTGACATGACACAATAATTTGGGGAGACTATGAGAATGATCATGGAGCATGAGGAGAAGACAATTAaactttcaattaatttttatataaaatgtttctaaagctGCCGTTGTTTTTCTTCAGGTTTTCCAAGAAACCAGAATTACATCAGAAAACAATCAGTAATTTTAATTGCTTGTTTTAAGTCCTCTGGGGAATAAGATGAGCAATTGTCTCTAGGGTCCTGGCGGCACAGGGAGTGGAAGGAGATATAAGAGTCTTAGCATCTCCCCCCAAGCTAGCTctccagaggcaggagaggggctgCCTTTTCCACCAGGAGGTTGGTTTGTAGCTCAGAGAAGATATggatattctttttcatgtgagaTATGAAGAAGATGCCTAGGTTCAGTCAGTTCTTCACAGGAAAAATCATTTAGAGAAACTTTTGAGCCACTGTAAACATTAAGTAACTGGAACAAATACTTTCTCTTTATGCAGTTTTGTACCGAGGGCCTGGCTTAGCTGAGCTCCTCCATAGCGGTGTGTGGAACAACTGTTTCCTGAGAGTAGGAGAATAGAAGGGCCCTGAGAGTTTTCAGGTATATGCCTCTGAGCTTCTGTGATTTTCTTTGGAAGAGCTGTGCAAGGAGAATAggagatatttaaataaaatagaattgaaaataataaaatgaaactgCTAGAGAACTATAATAAACAGGACCTACTCTAAATAACATTTCAGAGCATGAAAAAAATATACTAGCCctcaagggaaaaagagaaaaaaagggaagaatggataagaAGAAGTTTATAAATACCACTTCACAGATTCAAAGATAATGCAAATTGTTTAATCCATATAATAACATAATTTGGGAGATAAGCAATCATAATATTTAATTTGCACATTAGTTTAAAGTTGAGTTCAAACAGGCAAATGTGAAAATTTATCAGAACCAAGGAAATAAAGCAATAGTTCTCAACTACATTGTGTACCCCATTCTGCCCTcaaggggacatttgacaatgcctggtgactttttttttgtttttcatttttccctgcCACTCACATTAATGGCTTTAAAGGTAtgcattattacttttttttttttttttggtgaagaagattggctgtgagctagcatctgatgccaatctttgtttctctctctctttttctttttctcctcaaagccccagtacatagttgtatatcctagttgtaaatctttctagtttttctatgtgggatgccactacatcacggcttgatgaacagtgtgtaggtctgtgcccatgatctgaaccagtgaaccctgggctcccCTGTCGAAGCAGAGtacacacacttaaccactacaccagttGGCCAGCCTCTCTGGAAACATTTCTGATTGTCACAATGGAGGGACTGGGGATAAGAGTGATACTGTCATCTAGTAGATAGAAGCCAGAAATGCTGCTATACATGTTCCAATGTAGAGGCCATCTCCccataacaaaaaaaaataatccagcacaaaatgtcaatagtgccgaggctgagaaactctgaaaaagggaattaagaaataattttacaatACTGATAATTGACTGGAAAACATTGCCTTCTGATTGATCTTTAAATCCTTGGATATCTGAACATATAGGGCCATTGAGAATTCTCAGTGTGATAGGAGGCCTCTGATCTTTAGTGATGGAACATCTAGAGCCATCTGATTCTAGAGTTGCAGAAACAGAGATGACCTTACCAGAAATGATAGTCTGAGAAAAAACTTCATTATAAAGAATTATAATAGAAGGAATTCCTGGTATTCTTGATTTACAGtattaaaaagaggaaagtttcAGGAGAACTGGGTTGTGTTCCTCACCATAACATCATTCTGAGTTGTTCTGGATATAGGATTGCTAGATTTAGCAATACAGAATACAAAATgctaaatttaatttgaaattcagataaacaatgaataacttTTTAGTATGAGTATATCTGTGCAATATTTCAGACACACACAACAAAATTTGTTATCTATTTaagattcaaatttaactgggggTTTTACCTCATAACCAATTTGATGCATCCCACCATTCTATCTGTATTAAGAATTCCTTTATCATAAATGTCTTTAGATCTTAACTCCCATCTATATTGTTGACAGTTAATGGGGGACAAAATAAGTATTATTGGAGCAAtacagaaagaggagagaaggatcTAGAAAAGGCAAGAGTCTTTCTCAATATGTAAGGGTCCTTGCCATACTTATTCCTGAACAAGGATGTTTCTCTAACTTCCATTCAGTACATTTCATTTTGACATAGATCTTCAGAAGAGCTACATGGCCCTCAACACATTCATTGGACTAGTTTCCATAGTTTATAGTATGAAGATTGTCTTGAAATTGGTTGAAAGAATTAGcaaaaatgtgtaaaaatgtgatctttacaaaataaaaatgtgaatatctCAATTTGTAATGTGGAtctgagcctggcacagagtgatgAGTACATGACTGAATTTAAGAATATGGATTCTGGTTGTAGATTGATCATCCAATTTCCATGTCATTCAGCAAGTCATGACTTCTTCAGGCTTCTGTGTGCTTACCTGTAGAAAAAGTGGTTCAATAGATAGTCCTTACTGAAAAACATAAATCATTATTTACTTTGAGATTTGCCCTATGTAGCCAAAAGGAGGAATGATCATTAAAGTGCTAAACTGATATTTAAAATGTGGATATAATTAAGTATACAGActattctttctttatatcacAATATGTGCTCAGATTTTATAGAAATTTGTTCCAATTATGAGGTATTTCATATGATTCACTTTTTATTAGTAATCACAGGatagaaaatctttttttcattttactagaCCTTTCTTTGCAGAATTCATGAAATCAGTGAGATTAGAATGTCTCACATGATGATTTGATTAGATGTTACCACATAAATTTCTTGAGTTCATAATTATTCCATTTGTAAGtctttaaagttatattttaggATAAGAACAGAATTAAGTTATACAATTTTTGAGAAAGTAGAATTAACTAGTAATTCTTTTCTGAAACATTAGATATTCCTGTCTTGGATACTTACACCTCTCAGGATTATAACACAGATCTATTTTGTCTCACCTTATGTTCTACACAGGGGATAGTCAACCATGCTTTATGTGTCCATCGCTCTCCATAATGTCTTATTCCCAGGACTGATTTTCAGATCCTACCATCAGGAAAGATGTTTCTAGCAGAGAGAAATCTAACTGCTGGGGCCACATTCACCCTCTTGGGCTTCTCAGATTACCCAAAACTGAAAGTACCCCTCTTCTTGGTATTTCTGGCCATTTACAGCTTCAGTGTGGTAGGGAATCTTGGAATGATTGTGATCATCAAAATTAACCCCAAACTACAGacccccatgtacttttttctcagccaTCTCTCATTTGCGGATTTCTGCTATTCTTCCATCATTGCTCCCAAGATGCTGGTGAATCTACTTGCAGAAGACAGAACTATTTCCTTTTCAGGATGTATGgtgcaattctttttcttttgcacctTTGTGGTGACTGAATTAATTCTATTTGCTGTGATGGCCTATGATCGCTTTGTGGCCATTTGCCACCCTCTGCTCTACACAGTTGCCATGTCACAGAAACTCTGTGCCATGCTAGTATTTGTATCATATGCATGGGGCATAGGATGTTCTTTGCTACTCACATGTTCTGCTATTAAATTATCTTTTCAGGGTTTCAATAGAAtcaaccacttcttctgtgagCTGTCTTCCCTGATTTCCCTCTCTATCTCTGATTCTTATCTCAGTCAGTTGTTTCTGTTCATTGTTGCCACTTTTAATGAGGTGAGCACACTGTTCATCATTCTCACATCTTATGTGTTCATTGTTGTCACCACCCTAAAGATTCGTTCAGCTGGTGGGCACCGCAAAGttttctccacctgtgcctcACACTTGACCGCCATCACCATATTATGGCACCATTCTCTTTCTGTACTGTGTGCCCAACTCCAAAAACTCCAGGCACACAGTCAAAGTGGCCTCTGTGTTTTACACAGTGGTGATCCCCATGTTGAATCCTCTGATTTACAGTCTGAGAAATAAAGATGTCAAGGATACAGTCggtaaaataacaaaaacaaattgtTTTCATATGGAATGTATGAATgggtaaatatttaatgaaggtCTTGCAGAACACCTTTCTGATTTCTGAATAAACTGTGTATCAAGAGTTCATTTTCAGAAATCATTTtggattttcaaaaagaaagaacatgagcTTTAAGTTAGACTATATCTGGCTCTGATTGTATAAACCAGGGAAAACCAGTTATCTTCAGTAGGTCTTTGTTTACAAAAATGATGTAATATGATTTAGTTTTTAATGTGGTgcagggaacaaaagaaaatgtagacaATATATCTGGTATGTTGTATATTTGCAATAAATGCTAGTTATCTTATCCTTTCTTCCCTGCTAACTGACAGATTGTAgatgctaaattaaaaaaaaaatttttctattttaaatttagtgAAATAGATGACAAAAAGATAACAGCTTCGCTTTCAAGAATCT
Protein-coding regions in this window:
- the LOC106841557 gene encoding LOW QUALITY PROTEIN: olfactory receptor 5D16-like (The sequence of the model RefSeq protein was modified relative to this genomic sequence to represent the inferred CDS: inserted 2 bases in 1 codon) produces the protein MFLAERNLTAGATFTLLGFSDYPKLKVPLFLVFLAIYSFSVVGNLGMIVIIKINPKLQTPMYFFLSHLSFADFCYSSIIAPKMLVNLLAEDRTISFSGCMVQFFFFCTFVVTELILFAVMAYDRFVAICHPLLYTVAMSQKLCAMLVFVSYAWGIGCSLLLTCSAIKLSFQGFNRINHFFCELSSLISLSISDSYLSQLFLFIVATFNEVSTLFIILTSYVFIVVTTLKIRSAGGHRKVFSTCASHLTAITIXYGTILFLYCVPNSKNSRHTVKVASVFYTVVIPMLNPLIYSLRNKDVKDTVGKITKTNCFHMECMNG